TCCCGGGGGTCCGCACGCCCGAAAGCCGGTATGAAGGGTTACTATCTTTGTGGTAAGGTCGTTCAACATGCCCGAGGCGCATCCCGAAGGGGTCTTGGCGCGCCGAAGATTTGTCCCCTGGAATGGCCGATCCGCCCCGGATCCTGCTCGCGAGCGCATCCCCCCGCCGGGCCGCCCTCCTCGAGGCTCTCCGCCTCCCGATCGAGGTCCGGCCCACGCGGGTGGACGAGACTGCAACGGGTCCACCCGAAGCGCAAGTGGTCGAGCTCGCGCGGCGGAAGGCCGCCGCGGTCCTCGAACCCGGGCCCGGGTGGGTCCTTGCGGCCGACACGCTTGTCGACCGCGACGGCGTCGCGCTCGGTCAACCCGCCGGCGCCGAGGAGGCCCGCCGGATGCTCGCCTCGCTCGCCGGCCGCGTACACCGCGTCCACACCGGCGTCGCGGTCCGGCGTCTTCCGGACGGTCCGATCCGCTCCGGCATCGAGAGCGCCTCCGTCGCGTTCCGGCCGCGCTCCGCGGACGCGGTCGCCGCCTACGTCGCGACGGGCGAGCCCCTCGGCAAGGCCGGCGCGTACGCGCTCCAGGGCGCCGCGGCCGCGTGGGTGGAGCGCCTTGAGGGCGACCCCTGGACCGTCATCGGCCTCCCCGCGCGCCTCACGTTGCGCCTCCTCGCCGAAGCCGGCTACCCGCTCCCCGCGCACCTCGCGCCGTGAAAGCCTTTATCGCCCGGGGGCGGGCATCCCAAAGCGGATGCCGGACCTCCTGAGGCCGCTTGCGATCGGCCGCGTGCGCCTCCCCAACAACCTGGTCCTGTCGCCAATGGCGGGCTTCAGCGACCTCGCGCTGCGCGTCCTCGCGCGGCGGCACGGCGCCGGTCTCGTTTGCAGCGAGATGGTGTCCGCGACGAGCGTCGAGCGGGAGGTCCCCGGCACGCTCGTGAAGATGCGGACGCTCGCGGAGGAGGCGCCCATGAGCATCCAGCTCTTCGGGACGGACCCCGCGCGGGTCGCCGACGCCGCGCGCGACGTCGGCGAGCGCTGCGCGATCCTCGGGTTCAACATGGGCTGTCCCGCCCACCAGATCAAGCGCCAGGGTTGCGGCGCGGCGCTCCTTGACCGGCCTGCCCTCGCGATGGATCTCGTGCGCGCGATCAAGGGCGCCTCCGACAAGCCTC
Above is a window of Candidatus Thermoplasmatota archaeon DNA encoding:
- a CDS encoding Maf family protein, with amino-acid sequence MADPPRILLASASPRRAALLEALRLPIEVRPTRVDETATGPPEAQVVELARRKAAAVLEPGPGWVLAADTLVDRDGVALGQPAGAEEARRMLASLAGRVHRVHTGVAVRRLPDGPIRSGIESASVAFRPRSADAVAAYVATGEPLGKAGAYALQGAAAAWVERLEGDPWTVIGLPARLTLRLLAEAGYPLPAHLAP